A genomic window from Massilia sp. METH4 includes:
- a CDS encoding HAMP domain-containing sensor histidine kinase, with amino-acid sequence MEAAATPVRGSYARELAGFHLMQSRACAITVIVLVLLGFVLDFAVYPEQMARFAVVRLVTSVGVLAGLGVLYTAFGKRHVHAVTFVWLTFPQVMIAWMIHVTQGEASLFYAGIILTIFAVGTLFPVGYMYTLGFGVLTIFAYWVACVTRPEGVIDHAQFLFHTTIILFSVAASTVYTFYNERGRRQLFELKEELAQKNEELERTNRSLAEIKGQMLQQEKMAALGTLSAGLLHEVNNPVNFCMMAIDVALEDPVAQNSPMLRECLDDAKQGMQRVQYIVSDLKTFAYRKEDVEGGAFLLERAVDAAVRLVGHETKGIAIRREIGGETLVRGDEAAIVGVLINLLSNAALALRKGPTPSPEIVIGARDDGGRLRISVCDNGPGIAPENLRRVFDPFFTTREVGQGLGLGLSICYSVIERHGGHLTAESKPGEWTRFTFDLPRAGEEH; translated from the coding sequence ATGGAAGCGGCCGCCACGCCGGTGCGCGGCAGCTACGCCAGGGAGCTCGCCGGATTCCACCTGATGCAAAGCCGGGCGTGCGCCATCACGGTGATCGTGCTGGTGCTGCTGGGCTTCGTGCTCGACTTCGCCGTGTACCCGGAGCAGATGGCGCGCTTCGCCGTGGTGCGGCTCGTCACCAGCGTCGGCGTGCTGGCTGGGCTGGGCGTGCTGTACACGGCGTTCGGCAAGCGCCACGTGCACGCCGTCACCTTCGTGTGGCTGACCTTCCCGCAGGTGATGATCGCCTGGATGATCCACGTGACCCAGGGCGAGGCGTCGCTGTTCTATGCCGGCATCATCCTCACGATCTTCGCGGTCGGCACGCTGTTCCCGGTCGGCTACATGTACACGCTGGGCTTCGGCGTGCTGACGATATTCGCCTACTGGGTCGCCTGCGTGACGCGGCCGGAAGGCGTGATCGACCATGCGCAATTCCTGTTCCACACCACGATCATCCTGTTCTCGGTGGCGGCCAGCACGGTGTACACGTTCTATAACGAGCGCGGGCGCCGGCAGCTGTTCGAACTGAAGGAAGAACTGGCCCAGAAAAACGAGGAACTCGAACGCACCAACCGCAGCCTTGCCGAGATCAAGGGCCAGATGCTGCAACAGGAAAAAATGGCGGCGCTGGGCACCCTGTCGGCCGGCCTGCTGCACGAGGTAAACAACCCGGTCAACTTTTGCATGATGGCGATCGACGTGGCGCTCGAAGACCCGGTCGCGCAGAACAGCCCGATGCTGCGCGAATGCCTCGATGACGCCAAGCAGGGCATGCAGCGCGTGCAGTACATCGTGTCGGACCTGAAGACCTTCGCGTACCGCAAGGAAGACGTGGAGGGCGGCGCCTTCCTGCTGGAACGGGCGGTGGACGCGGCGGTGCGGCTGGTCGGCCATGAAACGAAGGGCATCGCGATCCGGCGCGAGATCGGCGGCGAAACGCTGGTGCGGGGCGACGAGGCGGCCATCGTCGGCGTGCTGATCAACCTGCTCAGCAATGCGGCGCTGGCGCTGCGCAAGGGCCCGACCCCGTCGCCCGAAATCGTGATCGGCGCGCGCGACGACGGTGGCCGCCTGCGCATCAGCGTGTGCGACAACGGCCCCGGCATCGCGCCGGAGAACCTGCGGCGCGTCTTCGACCCGTTCTTCACCACGCGCGAGGTGGGGCAGGGCCTGGGGCTCGGACTGTCGATCTGCTACAGCGTGATCGAGCGCCACGGCGGCCACCTGACGGCCGAGAGCAAGCCTGGAGAATGGACCAGATTCACATTCGACCTGCCGCGGGCGGGCGAGGAGCATTGA